The nucleotide window AGTCCGCCTTTCACATGAGGGCCTTCAAATGAGACGTCTCGTCCTGATGCGTCACGCCAAGTCCAGCTGGGGCGACCCCGGCCTCGACGACCATGACCGCCCGCTGAACAAGCGCGGCAAGCTCTCGGCCGATGCCCTTGGCGACTGGTTGCGCAGCCAGACCATCGTCGTAGACGAGGCGCTGGTGTCCTCCTCGGCGCGCACGGTCGAAACCCTGCAAAGGCTCGGGATCGACTGCGACCGCCAGGTGCTGGATCAGCTCTACCACGCCGGTTCCGGCGACATGCTCAAGGCGCTCAAGACCCGCGCCACCGGCCAGACCGTCCTGATGCTGGGCCACAACCCCGGCATCGCCTGGTTTGCCCGCGACCTGATGCTGGCACAGCCCGACCATACCCGGTTCGAGGATTACCCCACCGGCGCAACCCTCGTGGCGCGGTTCGACATCGACGACTGGAACGCGCTGCAACCGGGCACCGGCCGTTTCGAGGCTTTCGTGACGCCGCGCGACCTCATCGAGTGACCGACGCCGCGTTGCATCCGGTCTTCATCGGGTCCGAGATCTATCGCGGCTCCAGCTATGGCGC belongs to Roseovarius sp. THAF27 and includes:
- a CDS encoding histidine phosphatase family protein — encoded protein: MRRLVLMRHAKSSWGDPGLDDHDRPLNKRGKLSADALGDWLRSQTIVVDEALVSSSARTVETLQRLGIDCDRQVLDQLYHAGSGDMLKALKTRATGQTVLMLGHNPGIAWFARDLMLAQPDHTRFEDYPTGATLVARFDIDDWNALQPGTGRFEAFVTPRDLIE